A region from the Leptospirillum ferriphilum ML-04 genome encodes:
- a CDS encoding sigma-54 interaction domain-containing protein yields the protein MNRERQSPTEKQKPTHVDLQALVEPFPEPMIVIGDDYRIKAANQAYIEAYAQDRRKIVGKKCHEVSHHSAVPCDLAGEDCPLKDLQNGSPHGKAFHIHHSLGGRVFANVEVFPVENPDHSPLYLERIQTSTIAHPDPEMDGLVGESPAFSRMLAAIHRVAHQNATVLLLGETGTGKDLVSQAIHKLSPRGGKPFVAVDCSGLPENLIESELFGHEKGAFTGAHSRKMGLVEAARGGTLFLDEIGELPLNLQAKLLRLLETNVYRPVGGVDAKKADIRLISATHRDLSSMVREGTFRQDLFYRINVFPVHLPALRDRPGDIPLLVETILGRLSKPSPPVSKDAMDLLLSHDYPGNIRELKNILERALILSDGREILPDHLPDLSLRSETSTSFFQEILPLAEMERKYLQWALQKSGGNNLPKLAKALGISLRTLYRKIDFLRKGLPPEENGSSSGGQEPGRLMFGNRKGETLSPKGT from the coding sequence ATGAACCGGGAACGACAATCTCCCACGGAAAAGCAAAAACCGACACACGTCGATCTTCAGGCTCTGGTGGAACCCTTTCCGGAACCGATGATCGTGATCGGAGACGATTACCGGATCAAGGCCGCCAATCAGGCCTATATCGAAGCGTATGCGCAGGACAGGCGGAAGATCGTCGGAAAAAAATGCCACGAGGTCTCCCATCATTCCGCCGTCCCCTGTGATCTGGCGGGAGAAGACTGCCCCCTGAAAGACCTTCAAAACGGAAGTCCCCACGGGAAAGCCTTTCATATCCACCACTCCCTTGGAGGACGGGTGTTCGCGAATGTGGAGGTGTTTCCCGTCGAGAATCCGGATCACTCTCCCCTTTATCTCGAACGGATACAGACATCGACCATCGCCCATCCCGATCCCGAAATGGATGGACTGGTCGGCGAATCTCCCGCCTTCTCCCGCATGCTGGCGGCAATACACCGGGTCGCGCACCAGAACGCGACAGTTCTTCTTCTGGGAGAAACCGGGACGGGAAAAGATCTCGTGTCCCAGGCCATTCACAAGCTGAGCCCCCGTGGAGGAAAACCCTTTGTCGCCGTCGATTGCTCCGGGCTTCCGGAAAACCTCATCGAAAGCGAACTGTTCGGCCATGAGAAAGGAGCCTTTACCGGCGCACATTCGCGGAAAATGGGTCTGGTGGAAGCCGCCAGGGGAGGAACGCTGTTTCTGGATGAAATCGGGGAACTCCCGCTCAACTTGCAGGCGAAACTTTTGCGCCTTCTGGAAACCAATGTCTACCGGCCTGTTGGCGGAGTCGATGCCAAAAAGGCGGATATCCGGCTCATTTCAGCCACGCATCGGGATCTTTCGTCCATGGTGCGGGAAGGCACGTTTCGGCAGGATCTTTTTTACCGGATCAATGTCTTTCCGGTTCACCTCCCGGCGTTAAGGGACCGGCCCGGTGACATTCCCCTCCTGGTCGAAACCATTCTGGGGCGTCTTTCAAAGCCCTCGCCTCCTGTCAGCAAGGATGCCATGGATCTCCTTCTGTCCCACGATTACCCGGGCAATATCCGGGAGCTCAAAAACATCCTGGAAAGAGCCCTGATCTTGTCCGACGGAAGGGAAATCCTTCCCGACCACCTGCCGGATCTTTCCCTGCGCTCCGAGACTTCCACCTCGTTTTTTCAGGAGATCCTTCCCCTGGCCGAGATGGAACGAAAATACCTCCAGTGGGCGTTGCAAAAAAGTGGCGGGAACAATCTGCCCAAACTGGCAAAAGCTCTGGGAATCAGCCTGCGCACCCTTTACCGAAAAATCGATTTTTTGCGAAAAGGACTTCCTCCGGAAGAAAACGGGTCCTCTTCCGGAGGACAAGAACCGGGACGATTGATGTTCGGAAACCGCAAGGGGGAAACTCTCTCTCCTAAAGGAACATGA
- a CDS encoding restriction endonuclease, whose translation MAEITRKRTGELLRGVFQILSGEPDGLPARDVLKKLESIVPPTTFEKSDYPNRPGVRRFEKIVRFATVSCVKAGWLEKSKGRWILTETGKTAFQTIPDPEKFRREASRLYHAWAETNQEIDRSDEENPEESRTSVSFENANEQAWTEIEEHISKMDPYDFQNKVIPGLLKGMGYHVAYTAPPGADGGVDIVAYPDPLGTKETTIKISVRRRVQKADVKDLREFLSRIHPGEVGIFISVAGFTSDAERECRSDQRKIRLIDLDKLFDLWVEHYSKIPESSRKLLSIKPVWFLELGNTE comes from the coding sequence ATGGCTGAAATTACTAGAAAAAGGACTGGTGAACTCTTGCGGGGAGTTTTTCAGATTCTGTCCGGAGAACCTGACGGGCTACCTGCTCGAGATGTTCTAAAAAAGCTTGAATCCATTGTCCCGCCTACTACATTTGAAAAAAGTGACTATCCCAATCGTCCTGGAGTCCGTAGGTTTGAAAAAATCGTGCGTTTCGCCACGGTGAGTTGTGTTAAGGCTGGTTGGCTGGAGAAGTCAAAGGGACGTTGGATCTTGACTGAGACAGGAAAGACAGCTTTTCAAACGATACCGGATCCCGAAAAGTTCCGAAGAGAGGCGAGTCGCCTCTATCATGCTTGGGCAGAAACCAATCAGGAGATAGATAGATCAGACGAAGAGAATCCAGAAGAGTCTAGAACAAGCGTTTCCTTTGAAAACGCAAATGAGCAGGCCTGGACAGAGATTGAAGAGCATATTTCCAAAATGGATCCCTATGATTTTCAGAACAAAGTGATCCCTGGACTCTTAAAAGGTATGGGATATCACGTGGCATACACCGCTCCTCCTGGCGCGGATGGAGGGGTGGACATCGTAGCTTATCCCGATCCCCTTGGAACAAAGGAGACAACTATCAAGATATCCGTCCGTCGAAGAGTACAGAAAGCAGACGTTAAAGACCTCCGGGAATTCTTGTCCCGAATCCATCCAGGAGAGGTCGGAATTTTCATATCGGTTGCTGGTTTCACCAGTGACGCAGAACGCGAGTGTCGATCAGACCAAAGAAAAATCCGATTGATCGACCTCGATAAACTATTCGATCTTTGGGTAGAGCATTATTCCAAAATTCCTGAATCCTCGAGGAAACTTCTTTCCATCAAGCCCGTCTGGTTTTTGGAATTGGGAAATACCGAATGA
- a CDS encoding DUF262 domain-containing protein — MKANAVSILAIFEKKLRLEVPLFQRQYVWNKEQQWSPLWEDMSRKFIEYINGRKDAPVHFLGAIVLDQKQTPTTHVERRQIIDGQQRLTTLQIFLAALRDFYREQGFDDLANECESFTLNKGILSDPEIDKFKVWPTQLDRKQFNDVMTSGARSEVEKRHPLRKRKYSRHFEPRPRMVEAYIFFYNELSEFFLGNGTEPAFVVGRDLSNNLDECFQALKNALHVVVIDLDPGDDAQIIFETLNARGEPLLPADLLRNYIFLRVAREGESQETLYKEYWQAFDDPFWRHEITQGRLKRPRSDLFMQHFLASKEAVDIPIKHLYVEYKWWIERKKPFKNVREELSTLSNQGGNFRRIIEPSKEDNLFLFVTFLKSFDIGTVYPLLLYLLDKDKAVNDAVIRSMALIIESYLLRRAVCGYTTKGYNRIFLSMIRYLQENGATLEIANKYLSGLEGESTKWPTDVDFGNAWQSVHAYQILNNEKIVYIFRRIDETFLSSKHETISIEGPLSVEHILPRGWVENWLLPDGTKGLTGQALWDAQPGDQRAEATNRRNSLLQTFGNLTILTQPLNSSLSNSSWDIKKPELLRSSLLPINQLLHDVSSWDEVAIENRSKKLFEKAVGLWPGPVKSK, encoded by the coding sequence ATGAAGGCAAATGCTGTTTCTATTTTAGCTATTTTTGAGAAGAAGCTCCGGCTTGAGGTTCCTCTCTTCCAGCGGCAATATGTTTGGAACAAAGAACAACAGTGGTCCCCGCTGTGGGAAGATATGTCTCGCAAATTTATTGAGTATATAAACGGAAGAAAAGATGCTCCGGTTCATTTCTTAGGGGCTATTGTATTGGATCAAAAACAGACCCCAACGACACATGTAGAACGCCGTCAGATCATTGATGGTCAACAACGATTAACAACACTTCAAATTTTTCTGGCTGCGCTCAGGGATTTTTATCGTGAACAAGGTTTCGATGATTTAGCCAACGAATGTGAATCCTTTACTCTCAACAAAGGTATACTATCAGACCCTGAAATCGACAAATTCAAAGTCTGGCCAACGCAACTGGATAGAAAACAATTTAATGATGTTATGACGTCAGGGGCTCGGAGTGAAGTTGAAAAGCGACATCCATTACGTAAGAGAAAATATTCAAGACACTTTGAGCCTCGGCCTCGAATGGTCGAAGCCTATATCTTTTTTTATAATGAATTGTCCGAGTTTTTTCTTGGCAATGGAACAGAACCTGCGTTTGTCGTAGGACGGGATTTATCAAACAATCTTGATGAATGTTTTCAGGCGTTAAAGAATGCGCTTCATGTTGTTGTGATCGACCTCGATCCCGGAGATGACGCCCAAATAATTTTTGAAACATTAAATGCACGCGGCGAACCTTTGCTTCCGGCTGATCTATTACGAAATTATATCTTTTTACGTGTAGCACGTGAAGGTGAGTCGCAAGAGACTTTATACAAGGAATACTGGCAGGCTTTTGATGATCCATTTTGGCGTCATGAAATAACTCAAGGGCGCTTAAAGCGTCCCCGAAGCGACCTTTTCATGCAACACTTTCTTGCCAGCAAAGAAGCGGTCGACATTCCTATAAAGCATTTATATGTCGAATATAAGTGGTGGATTGAGAGGAAGAAGCCGTTTAAAAACGTTCGTGAAGAATTATCTACTCTATCTAATCAAGGCGGTAACTTCAGGCGAATAATTGAGCCATCAAAAGAGGATAATCTTTTTCTATTCGTCACTTTCCTAAAGAGCTTCGACATCGGGACTGTTTATCCACTTCTTCTGTATTTACTTGATAAAGATAAAGCGGTCAATGATGCTGTTATTAGAAGTATGGCATTGATCATAGAGTCCTATCTTCTTAGGCGGGCAGTATGTGGATATACGACTAAGGGATATAACAGGATTTTCCTCTCGATGATTCGCTATCTGCAAGAAAACGGCGCCACTCTCGAAATTGCAAACAAATATTTGTCTGGGCTTGAAGGAGAATCGACAAAATGGCCCACGGATGTGGATTTTGGAAACGCATGGCAAAGTGTCCATGCCTATCAGATCTTAAACAATGAAAAGATTGTCTATATCTTCCGTCGAATAGACGAAACATTTTTGAGCAGCAAGCATGAAACGATTTCCATTGAGGGGCCTCTCTCTGTTGAACACATTTTACCGCGAGGTTGGGTAGAAAACTGGTTGTTGCCGGATGGCACAAAAGGGCTGACTGGTCAAGCCCTTTGGGATGCTCAGCCCGGAGATCAACGGGCTGAAGCCACCAATCGCAGAAATTCATTATTGCAGACCTTTGGGAATCTTACGATCCTTACGCAACCTTTAAACTCAAGCCTTTCGAATAGTTCATGGGACATTAAAAAACCCGAGCTGTTACGATCTTCGCTCCTTCCCATCAATCAATTATTGCATGATGTTAGCTCGTGGGATGAGGTAGCTATTGAGAATAGGTCAAAGAAACTTTTTGAAAAAGCTGTTGGGTTATGGCCTGGGCCGGTTAAGTCCAAGTAA
- the cydX gene encoding cytochrome bd-I oxidase subunit CydX translates to MWYFTWFIGVTMAVLLAVLHAMWLEIQEDEALLRKSREEGERR, encoded by the coding sequence ATGTGGTATTTCACCTGGTTTATCGGCGTCACGATGGCGGTACTTCTGGCGGTTCTCCATGCCATGTGGCTAGAAATCCAGGAGGACGAGGCTCTCCTTCGGAAAAGCCGGGAAGAAGGAGAAAGACGATGA
- a CDS encoding abortive infection family protein: MSDLADKLESILATATEMLMTEGNTRAAEILQTSTPRLEETGYDNWNGGTTIWTIFLLLAPTEYAKIKETHRKILEEEINNRLKPILSQFTDDWYGVTIAPRLDHNPEWRHSKNNVSRSTRQNIIDGLKIDNIKWNGKLDEVEFLQRIFDLEHLPSDDSRFKNAARDIWQHRINNPDDWPDDWIFDDSRFNLLNGPSDKFLKFLCEIVHPVVRPDRNETLKLVQDFNEQLRKEGWNLVEEEKIGGRPRFVPKQIQLDGGRSISRARSVADALEAGWMQKEIERLENWVDRDPALAIGTAKELVESCCKTILSKRGIEVPNNLDMSDLTKKLTKELKLVPEGISDEAKGAETIRLILRNLSALTKYLAELRGLYGSGHGRDGKHRGLEPRHARLSVGVAVAFIDFVTETYKERC, from the coding sequence TTGAGCGATTTGGCTGATAAACTGGAATCGATTTTGGCAACCGCAACCGAAATGCTGATGACTGAAGGCAATACGAGAGCCGCTGAAATACTCCAGACGTCGACCCCTCGGCTTGAAGAAACAGGTTACGACAATTGGAATGGTGGAACAACGATTTGGACCATTTTTCTTCTTCTTGCTCCAACTGAATATGCAAAAATCAAAGAGACCCATCGCAAGATTCTGGAAGAGGAAATTAACAATCGCTTAAAGCCCATCTTGAGCCAATTTACTGATGACTGGTATGGAGTCACTATCGCTCCAAGGCTAGATCATAACCCAGAGTGGCGTCATTCAAAGAACAATGTTTCCCGATCGACACGTCAGAATATCATCGATGGTCTTAAGATCGATAATATTAAATGGAACGGTAAATTGGATGAAGTAGAATTTCTTCAGCGCATATTTGATCTCGAACATCTTCCCTCTGATGATTCCCGTTTTAAAAATGCAGCCCGCGATATTTGGCAACACAGGATCAATAACCCCGACGATTGGCCTGACGATTGGATATTTGATGATTCAAGGTTCAATCTCCTGAATGGTCCTTCTGATAAATTCCTCAAGTTTTTATGCGAAATAGTTCACCCTGTAGTACGACCAGACCGAAATGAAACTCTCAAGCTAGTGCAGGACTTCAATGAGCAACTTCGGAAGGAGGGCTGGAACCTTGTTGAAGAAGAAAAAATTGGGGGTCGTCCCCGCTTTGTACCCAAACAAATTCAATTGGATGGGGGCAGGTCGATTTCGAGAGCTCGTTCCGTAGCTGATGCCCTTGAAGCTGGATGGATGCAAAAAGAGATCGAACGTTTAGAAAACTGGGTTGATCGGGATCCGGCTCTTGCTATTGGAACGGCCAAAGAGCTTGTCGAGTCTTGTTGCAAAACTATTCTTTCAAAGCGTGGCATTGAAGTTCCAAACAATTTGGATATGTCTGATCTTACCAAGAAGCTAACAAAGGAACTTAAACTCGTTCCAGAAGGAATTTCTGATGAGGCCAAAGGGGCAGAAACGATTCGATTGATCCTTCGAAATTTATCTGCACTCACGAAGTATCTTGCTGAACTTCGTGGTTTGTATGGTTCTGGCCATGGACGTGATGGCAAACACCGGGGATTAGAACCCCGCCACGCACGTCTTTCGGTTGGTGTGGCAGTTGCATTCATCGATTTTGTCACAGAAACTTACAAAGAACGCTGTTAA
- a CDS encoding DEAD/DEAH box helicase has product MAKFFPPRPAFAPKIYAYSDTNPQYSGLLKVGYTTVDVKTRVAQQYPILKPGEPPYRIVFEESAMRNDGSVFTDHEVHRVLRKMRIKNPDGEWFKCSLSDLKRAILAVKMHEIPDDRRIYDFPMRPEQEAAVEKTMEYFRSFKKENGDKAPHFLWNAKMRFGKTFVAYQLAKRMGWKKILVLTFKPVVQNSWEEDLASHVDFKGWQFISPSGLSYEDANPDYPIVAFGSFQDYLGKNRSTGGIKTKNEWVHATNWDCVILDEYHYGAWRENAKDLFAAENKREVEAAEGKGLEYFDEDIVPITTGAYLYLSGTPFRAIASGEFIEEQIFNWTYSDEQRAKTSWSGPQNPYSSLPRMVLLTYQLPDSIREIAMQGEFDEFDLSIFFSASGEGRSARFTYKDEVQKWLDLIRGAFSETTIDNLKLGAKKPPLPFSDSRLLNILSHTLWFLPSVASCYAMRNLLEEKQNRFYRDYKVVVAAGGEAGIGMEALKPVLDAMDDPLGSKTITLSCGKLTTGVTVKPWSGILMLRNCSSPETYFQAAFRVQSPWTIKNVDGHSPNEEKILKEECYVFDFAPDRALRQIADYSCRLDVSESNPELKVKEFIGFLPVLAYDGSSMKQIDAAGILDMAMSGTTATFLASRWESALLVNVDNDTLRRLIANPDAIQALMKVEGFRSLNQDIETIINKSESVKKTKKQANDCNLSASEKKRLSEEEKEYKSLRKQIQEKLIKFATRIPVFMYLTDYREHALRDVITQLEPSLFKKVTGLDIKDFELLVSLGVFNSALMNDAIYKFKRYEDSSLVYTGIDRHSGEDVGLYDTVLSREDYQTIEGV; this is encoded by the coding sequence ATGGCGAAATTTTTTCCTCCTCGTCCGGCCTTCGCTCCAAAGATATACGCCTATTCAGATACGAATCCACAATACTCTGGACTCCTAAAAGTCGGGTACACAACCGTCGATGTCAAAACTCGGGTAGCTCAACAATATCCAATATTGAAGCCGGGAGAGCCCCCGTATCGAATCGTCTTTGAGGAATCTGCGATGCGCAATGACGGATCCGTTTTTACGGATCACGAGGTCCATCGAGTTTTGCGAAAAATGAGAATAAAAAATCCGGATGGCGAATGGTTTAAGTGTTCGCTCAGCGACCTCAAAAGAGCGATATTGGCCGTGAAGATGCACGAAATTCCAGATGATCGCCGGATATATGACTTTCCCATGCGTCCCGAACAAGAAGCTGCCGTCGAAAAAACCATGGAATACTTCCGTTCCTTCAAAAAGGAAAACGGAGACAAAGCGCCGCATTTCCTCTGGAATGCCAAAATGCGGTTCGGCAAAACCTTTGTGGCCTACCAACTCGCTAAGCGCATGGGATGGAAAAAGATCCTCGTATTGACCTTCAAGCCTGTCGTTCAAAACTCCTGGGAAGAGGATCTAGCCAGCCACGTGGATTTCAAAGGATGGCAGTTCATATCGCCAAGCGGACTCAGTTATGAAGACGCCAACCCCGATTACCCCATCGTGGCTTTCGGTTCTTTTCAAGACTATCTCGGAAAAAACCGAAGCACAGGTGGTATCAAAACTAAGAACGAATGGGTTCACGCAACCAATTGGGACTGCGTGATCCTGGACGAATACCACTATGGAGCTTGGAGGGAAAACGCAAAAGACTTATTTGCAGCCGAAAACAAGAGGGAAGTTGAAGCCGCGGAAGGGAAGGGGCTTGAGTATTTCGACGAAGATATTGTTCCGATCACAACTGGCGCTTATCTTTATCTTTCCGGAACACCGTTTCGAGCCATCGCCTCGGGAGAATTCATCGAAGAGCAGATTTTCAATTGGACTTATTCCGATGAGCAGAGAGCGAAAACGTCCTGGTCCGGTCCCCAAAACCCGTATTCTTCTTTGCCACGGATGGTATTGCTGACCTACCAATTGCCGGATTCCATTCGGGAGATTGCGATGCAGGGCGAGTTCGATGAATTCGATCTCAGCATTTTTTTTTCGGCGTCCGGCGAAGGAAGGTCTGCCAGGTTCACATACAAAGATGAAGTCCAAAAATGGCTCGATCTCATCAGAGGCGCGTTCTCCGAGACGACTATCGACAACTTGAAGCTTGGAGCAAAGAAGCCTCCTTTACCGTTTTCTGATTCAAGGCTCTTGAATATCCTGTCGCATACTCTCTGGTTCCTCCCAAGCGTGGCCTCTTGCTATGCGATGCGGAACCTCTTGGAAGAAAAACAAAACCGTTTCTACCGCGATTACAAGGTCGTTGTCGCGGCAGGCGGCGAGGCTGGAATCGGCATGGAGGCGCTGAAACCCGTTCTTGATGCCATGGACGATCCGTTGGGCTCTAAAACTATCACGCTTTCCTGCGGAAAACTGACGACTGGCGTGACCGTCAAACCGTGGTCCGGGATCCTGATGTTGCGAAACTGTTCCTCGCCTGAGACCTACTTCCAAGCGGCTTTCCGGGTCCAGTCTCCTTGGACAATAAAGAATGTCGACGGCCATTCGCCTAACGAAGAGAAGATTCTTAAAGAAGAGTGCTACGTTTTCGATTTCGCTCCTGACCGGGCCTTGCGCCAGATAGCAGATTACAGTTGTCGGCTCGACGTGAGCGAATCGAATCCGGAACTAAAGGTTAAAGAGTTCATTGGTTTCCTTCCCGTGCTCGCTTATGACGGCAGCTCGATGAAGCAGATCGATGCCGCCGGAATTCTGGACATGGCCATGAGCGGTACGACAGCAACCTTTCTAGCCAGCCGATGGGAAAGCGCTTTGCTCGTCAACGTCGACAACGATACCTTGAGACGGCTCATTGCCAACCCCGATGCCATCCAAGCGTTGATGAAGGTCGAAGGATTCCGGTCGCTCAACCAAGACATCGAGACCATCATAAATAAGTCGGAGTCCGTAAAGAAAACCAAGAAACAAGCGAACGACTGCAATCTTTCGGCTAGCGAAAAGAAACGTCTCTCGGAAGAAGAAAAAGAATACAAATCCCTACGCAAACAGATCCAAGAAAAACTCATCAAGTTCGCGACCCGCATTCCGGTGTTCATGTATCTGACGGACTACCGCGAGCATGCCTTGCGGGATGTGATCACGCAACTTGAACCTAGCTTGTTCAAGAAAGTGACTGGACTCGATATTAAGGACTTCGAGTTGCTCGTCAGCCTTGGAGTGTTCAACAGCGCCTTGATGAATGATGCCATCTATAAGTTTAAAAGATACGAGGATTCCAGCCTTGTTTACACGGGCATTGACCGCCATTCCGGAGAAGACGTCGGATTGTATGATACGGTGTTGAGCAGGGAGGACTATCAGACTATCGAAGGGGTCTAA
- the cydB gene encoding cytochrome d ubiquinol oxidase subunit II: MFEYATLKVLWWGVVLLLVTGFAIMDGFDLGVGALLPFLGRTDSERRVLLNSIGPHWEGNQVWFITAGGAVFAAWPLVYATAFSGFYFAMILVLWSLFFRPVGFDYRSKLENPLWRSSWDWGLFVGGAVPPLVFGVAFGNLFEGIGFRFSPELHSSFEGRFLDLFTPFTLLSGAIALVMTLLHGSTYVILRTEGALNRRARRAARMLSILLAGLFPLAGEVLFRSVPGYRIVSGDPPGGLPNPLGKTVVREAGGWMDNVRDHPELWVIPALIYLGILLVFWGIRTRRPLLGFVGSALSTVGVIGTGAASLFPFVLPSSLDPSSSLTVWDCTSSRLTLMLMFWAALILTPVVILYTGWCYRIMRGPVTEEAIQKDSHSLY, translated from the coding sequence ATGTTTGAGTATGCAACGCTCAAGGTTCTCTGGTGGGGGGTGGTCCTCCTTCTGGTGACCGGCTTTGCCATCATGGACGGATTCGATCTGGGGGTCGGCGCCCTGCTACCGTTTCTGGGAAGAACGGACTCCGAGCGACGGGTGCTTCTGAACAGCATCGGTCCTCACTGGGAAGGCAATCAGGTCTGGTTCATCACGGCCGGAGGTGCCGTCTTCGCGGCCTGGCCCCTTGTCTATGCCACCGCGTTCTCGGGGTTTTATTTCGCGATGATTCTGGTGCTGTGGTCCCTGTTTTTCCGTCCGGTCGGCTTTGACTACCGGAGCAAACTGGAAAATCCTCTCTGGAGGTCCTCCTGGGACTGGGGACTCTTTGTCGGGGGAGCCGTCCCTCCCCTGGTGTTCGGCGTCGCGTTCGGGAACCTGTTCGAGGGAATCGGGTTTCGTTTCAGTCCCGAGCTTCATTCCTCCTTCGAGGGCCGCTTTCTGGATTTGTTCACGCCCTTCACGCTGCTGTCGGGGGCGATCGCCCTGGTCATGACTCTTCTGCACGGATCCACCTATGTGATTCTCCGCACGGAAGGAGCGCTTAACAGGCGGGCCAGACGGGCAGCCCGCATGTTGTCCATTCTGCTGGCAGGGCTTTTCCCCCTTGCCGGGGAGGTCCTGTTTCGCTCCGTTCCCGGCTACCGGATTGTTTCCGGGGACCCGCCGGGGGGACTTCCGAATCCTCTTGGAAAAACGGTCGTCCGTGAAGCAGGGGGGTGGATGGACAACGTCCGGGATCATCCGGAACTCTGGGTGATCCCGGCCCTGATCTATCTCGGGATCCTTTTGGTTTTCTGGGGCATTCGGACAAGACGTCCTCTTTTGGGGTTCGTCGGTTCTGCCTTGTCCACCGTCGGCGTCATCGGAACGGGGGCCGCTTCCCTGTTTCCATTTGTTTTGCCGTCCAGCCTGGATCCCTCGAGCAGCCTGACCGTGTGGGACTGCACCTCCAGCCGGCTGACCCTGATGCTCATGTTCTGGGCGGCACTGATCCTGACCCCGGTCGTCATCCTCTATACAGGATGGTGTTACCGGATCATGCGCGGACCGGTGACCGAAGAAGCCATTCAAAAGGATTCCCATTCGTTGTATTAG
- a CDS encoding Eco57I restriction-modification methylase domain-containing protein, producing the protein MLKPEYNPDVLSCIANLSSDEVFTPPQVVNKVLDLLPKSLWKDKNAKFLEPGCKSGVFLREIAKRLLVGLEEAIPDRQSRINHIFMNQLYGLAITELTALLSRRSVYCSKTADGKYSVCDGFSDPEGNIRFNRIKHTWKGGHCKYCGAAKASYARGDELETHAYEFIHDENPEGVFKMKFDVIIGNPPYQLGSDGGTRDIPIYNKFVEQAKKLNPRFLSMIIPSRWMASGLGLSEFRRSMLEDRRIRKLVDYPIASEVFPGVEIKGGVCYFLWDRDNEGNCEVVTVRGGIVDGPVSRDIGVHDVFVRDSLALDILAKIQSHNEPSIMEILSVDKEFGWTSNFRGFHFKQKSGDVPIFYIDRSKRGSGWIERSSIEKSLELVDTWKVMIPQAYGAGESIPHQILGQPFVAPNPSVCTQSYLFVYVGNEIAAKSVESYIRTRFLRFLVSLRKITQHATRSTYKWVPQQTWDRFWNDEALYQKYDLTKDEIDFVESRIRAMEG; encoded by the coding sequence ATGCTGAAACCTGAGTATAATCCCGATGTTCTAAGCTGCATCGCCAATTTGTCTAGCGACGAAGTGTTTACACCCCCTCAGGTTGTGAACAAAGTACTTGATCTCTTGCCTAAAAGCCTCTGGAAAGATAAAAACGCCAAATTCCTTGAACCTGGTTGTAAATCCGGGGTGTTTCTTCGCGAAATTGCCAAACGGTTGCTTGTTGGGCTTGAGGAGGCGATACCGGATCGACAATCTCGGATCAATCACATTTTCATGAATCAATTATATGGTTTGGCTATCACCGAACTAACCGCTTTGCTATCAAGACGTAGCGTGTATTGCTCAAAAACCGCCGATGGAAAATATTCGGTGTGTGATGGTTTCAGCGATCCTGAAGGAAATATCCGTTTCAATCGAATCAAACACACGTGGAAAGGCGGACATTGCAAGTATTGCGGTGCGGCCAAAGCGAGCTACGCCCGGGGAGATGAACTTGAAACGCATGCCTATGAATTCATTCACGACGAGAATCCGGAAGGGGTCTTCAAGATGAAATTCGACGTAATTATCGGGAATCCTCCTTATCAATTGGGTTCCGATGGCGGTACCCGCGATATTCCGATCTATAACAAATTCGTTGAACAGGCGAAGAAACTGAACCCGCGTTTTCTCTCCATGATTATTCCTTCGCGTTGGATGGCTAGTGGGCTAGGGCTTTCCGAGTTTCGCCGTTCAATGCTGGAGGATCGAAGGATCAGAAAACTTGTGGATTACCCGATCGCAAGTGAAGTTTTTCCTGGTGTCGAAATAAAGGGCGGTGTCTGTTATTTCTTGTGGGACCGGGACAACGAAGGCAACTGCGAGGTAGTTACAGTTAGGGGTGGTATTGTGGATGGACCTGTGAGCAGAGATATCGGTGTTCATGATGTATTTGTTCGTGACAGTCTTGCCCTTGATATTCTAGCGAAGATACAAAGTCATAACGAGCCGTCAATCATGGAAATATTATCTGTAGACAAAGAATTCGGCTGGACATCCAACTTCAGAGGTTTCCATTTCAAACAGAAGTCCGGCGATGTTCCGATTTTTTATATCGACAGGTCAAAACGTGGCAGCGGATGGATTGAGCGTTCATCCATTGAAAAAAGTCTTGAGCTTGTTGATACTTGGAAAGTCATGATTCCACAAGCATATGGAGCCGGAGAAAGCATTCCTCATCAAATTCTCGGTCAGCCATTTGTGGCTCCGAATCCCTCGGTCTGCACTCAGTCATATTTGTTTGTATACGTAGGAAACGAGATAGCTGCGAAAAGTGTCGAAAGTTATATACGCACACGATTCCTGCGTTTTCTGGTCTCTTTGCGTAAAATTACTCAACATGCCACGCGATCGACGTATAAGTGGGTGCCTCAACAAACATGGGACCGTTTTTGGAACGATGAGGCTCTCTATCAGAAATACGATCTAACCAAGGATGAAATTGACTTCGTCGAATCACGCATCAGGGCGATGGAGGGTTAA